From the genome of Malus sylvestris chromosome 6, drMalSylv7.2, whole genome shotgun sequence, one region includes:
- the LOC126626507 gene encoding 5-amino-6-(5-phospho-D-ribitylamino)uracil phosphatase, chloroplastic-like codes for MAESVASTSLLGHRPLYTGAFLKNFSSKRRFSDNCRFPLAEILGRRVVMAPHLPRLRVDQSKNSSIKALAMELAKETYSFKEDKIPQKWNYPADTSVDRKPGLWPPENRADNPSLHNPLLRQERMGSGWLVAIFEWEGVLIEDNTDLEKQAWLVLSQEEGKSPPPAFMLRRIEGMKNEQAMSEVLCWSRDPAQLRRMAARKEDIYQALQGGIYRFRAGSREFVNVLMHYKIPMALVSTRPRKTLEAAMGSIGIEEYFSVMVAAEDVQRGKPDPEMFEYAAQLLKFIPERCIVFGNSNQTVEAAHDARMKCVAVASKHPVYELAAADLVVRRLDELSVVDLKNLADIESEFGSGEPELEMEEEEDPSPSTSVAFDDNFW; via the coding sequence ATGGCTGAATCAGTCGCTTCGACATCTCTTCTTGGACATCGACCTCTGTACACGGGAGCCTTCTTGAAGAATTTCTCCAGCAAGAGGAGATTTTCAGATAACTGTCGATTTCCTCTAGCAGAAATTCTTGGTAGAAGGGTTGTTATGGCCCCTCATTTGCCTAGATTGAGAGTGGATCAGTCAAAGAATTCATCAATCAAGGCCCTTGCAATGGAACTAGCGAAGGAGACGTATTCATTCAAGGAGGATAAAATTCCCCAGAAGTGGAATTATCCTGCTGATACCAGTGTAGATCGAAAACCTGGGTTGTGGCCACCGGAGAATAGAGCAGATAACCCTTCACTACACAATCCCTTGCTTCGGCAAGAGCGGATGGGGAGTGGTTGGCTAGTTGCCATATTCGAGTGGGAAGGAGTTCTAATTGAAGACAATACTGATCTTGAGAAGCAAGCCTGGCTAGTTCTTTCTCAAGAAGAAGGAAAATCTCCTCCCCCGGCTTTCATGCTTAGAAGAATTGAAGGTATGAAGAATGAACAGGCAATGTCTGAGGTTCTCTGTTGGTCGAGAGACCCAGCACAGTTGAGAAGAATGGCTGCTCGAAAGGAAGACATTTACCAAGCTTTGCAGGGTGGAATATACCGATTCCGAGCTGGGTCAAGAGAGTTTGTGAATGTCTTGATGCATTACAAGATACCAATGGCACTGGTCTCTACACGCCCTCGAAAAACTCTTGAGGCTGCAATGGGATCCATTGGTATTGAAGAATATTTCAGTGTGATGGTAGCTGCAGAAGATGTTCAAAGGGGAAAACCTGATCCAGAAATGTTTGAGTACGCGGCACAACTTCTAAAGTTCATACCTGAGCGGTGCATTGTGTTTGGGAACTCAAATCAAACAGTTGAGGCTGCCCACGATGCCCGGATGAAGTGTGTGGCTGTTGCCAGTAAGCATCCTGTATATGAGCTTGCGGCTGCAGACTTGGTGGTTAGGCGCCTGGATGAGCTATCTGTTGTTGATTTGAAGAATCTTGCAGATATTGAGTCTGAATTCGGGTCTGGAGAGCCAGAgttggaaatggaagaagagGAGGATCCGTCTCCATCAACCAGTGTAGCATTCGATGACAATTTCTGGTAA